From one Marmota flaviventris isolate mMarFla1 chromosome 1, mMarFla1.hap1, whole genome shotgun sequence genomic stretch:
- the Prr22 gene encoding proline-rich protein 22 — protein MQHPKAFYPSAAPQEGFSPRGLESAEGLGSQPAPACPEPAAAVASNLLYQPLSSEKEAFPTPPAGFQMAPCGCFFDPRIYRIEWATTDFGQSSLCKLAVAGGPASPGSYLLEPQHYLKGPGPAPPPYPHYQPAPGGPQYLMPYFPPEGPGPEALGLVGDGGPPAFVDLPPPLLQESLAPPKESRLPPKESRLPLLLVTLSTEATLPPSTYGPLKGHLIQVHGSEGAARPSEPLAVATKEPQGGSGAVPSLPHATGPGEAKAPEAARAFVLPDKVLLEDAMKLFDCLPAGAEPEATPATPREVPRPALPDCGGGGDDSSSDIRSLHLPDELLSFDYSVPEILDTVSNVDCFFNFKALDEAPPLRLGPPAADPAAPVLRSDPPGKKKAASAARKGKPGGKGRQVAAPVGPRQDLGVAPH, from the exons ATGCAGCACCCCAAGGCCTTCTACCCCAGCGCAGCCCCCCAGGAAGGCTTCAGCCCCAGGGGCCTGGAGAGCGCCGAGGGGCTGGGCAGCCAGCCAGCGCCCGCCTGCCCTGAGCCTGCAGCTGCCGTGG CCTCGAACCTCCTGTATCAGCCCCTAAGCTCGGAGAAAGAGGCGTTTCCCACCCCTCCAGCAG GCTTCCAGATGGCGCCGTGCGGCTGCTTCTTTGACCCCCGCATCTACCGAATCGAGTGGGCCACCACCGACTTTGGCCAGTCGTCCCTGTGCAAGCTGGCCGTGGCTGGGGGCCCCGCCTCGCCAGGCAGCTACCTCCTGGAGCCCCAGCACTACCTCAAGGGCCCCGGGCCAGCCCCACCACCGTATCCCCACTACCAGCCGGCGCCCGGGGGGCCCCAGTACCTCATGCCCTACTTCCCCCCGGAGGGACCTGGGCCCGAGGCCCTGGGCTTGGTGGGCGATGGGGGGCCCCCCGCCTTTGTGGACCTGCCCCCGCCGCTGCTCCAGGAGAGCCTGGCGCCCCCCAAGGAGAGCAGGCTGCCCCCCAAGGAGAGCAGGCTGCCCCTGCTGCTCGTCACGCTGTCCACCGAGGCCACCCTGCCCCCCAGCACCTACGGCCCCCTCAAGGGCCACCTCATCCAAGTCCACGGGTCTGAGGGGGCCGCACGGCCCAGCGAGCCCCTGGCTGTCGCCACCAAGGAGCCGCAGGGTGGCAGTGGGGCCGTGCCCAGCCTGCCGCACGCCACAGGTCCCGGGGAGGCCAAGGCCCCAGAGGCCGCGCGAGCCTTCGTGCTGCCGGACAAGGTGCTGCTGGAGGACGCCATGAAGCTCTTCGACTGTCTGCCCGCCGGCGCGGAGCCCGAGGCCACCCCGGCCACCCCGCGCGAGGTGCCCAGGCCCGCCCTGCCCGACTGCGGGGGCGGCGGCGACGACTCCTCCAGTGACATCCGCTCCCTGCACCTGCCCGACGAGCTGCTGTCCTTCGACTACAGCGTGCCCGAGATCCTGGACACCGTGTCCAACGTGGACTGCTTTTTCAACTTCAAGGCGCTTGACGAGGCCCCGCCGCTCCGCCTGGGGCCCCCTGCTGCTGACCCTGCAGCCCCTGTCCTGAGGTCTGACCCCCCGGGGAAGAAGAAGGCTGCCTCTGCCGCCAGGAAGGGGAAGCCGGGTGGCAAGGGCAGGCAGGTGGCAGCCCCCGTGGGGCCGCGGCAGGACCTGGGAGTCGCCCCCCATTAA
- the Dus3l gene encoding tRNA-dihydrouridine(47) synthase [NAD(P)(+)]-like isoform X3 encodes MEHMRDPEGLSATFHNGLELSMVEGAKKAPAESGGDSNSAVSASERGVAPIKSQYLTTKEQFHQFLEAKGEKLQQESEAGDPDGNDLAEPRAKRIRLEDGQAEDGQAEDGQAAEPGQQPQAQKRARGQNKSRPHVKPTHYDKTRLCPSLIQESAAKCVFGDRCRFLHDVSRYLETKPADLGPRCVLFETFGRCPYGVTCRFAGAHLGPEGQNLVQEELASDWAHRQPVRNSLNKALQQQLRKRKIRFERAELALRQLSQGQLPGPSLAGAVLEATTAEGTPGQSDCGAQQAPAGPDAGCSPSRPVQTCGPLTDEDVVRLRPCEKKRLDISGKLYLAPLTTCGNLPFRRICKRFGADVTCGEMAVCTNLLQGQMSEWALLKRHQCEDIFGVQLEGAFPDTMTRCAELLGRTIEVDFVDINVGCPIDLVYKKGGGCALMNRSAKFQQIVRGMSQVLDVPLTVKLRTGVQERVQLAHRLLPELRDWGVALVTLHGRSREQRYTKLADWEYIAQCAKAASPMPLFGNGDILSYEDANRALKTGVAGVMIARGALLKPWLFTEIKEQRHWDISSSERLDILRDFTSYGLEHWGSDTQGVEKTRRFLLEWLSFLCRYVPVGLLERLPQRVNERPPYYLGRDYLETLMASQQAADWIRISEMLLGPVPPGFVFLPKHKANAYK; translated from the exons ATGGAGCACATGCGCGACCCGGAAGGCCTGTCTGCCACATTCCACAACGGCCTTGAGTTGTCGATGGTGGAGGGAGCGAAGAAGGCCCCAGCAGAGAGTGGAGGTGACAGCAACTCAGCAGTCAGCGCGTCTGAACGGGGAGTGGCGCCCATTAAATCTCA ATACCTCACCACCAAGGAACAGTTTCACCAATTCCTGGAAGCCAAAGGGGAGAAGCTCCAGCAGGAATCGGAGGCAGGAGACCCTGATGGCAATGACCTGGCTGAGCCTAGGGCCAAGAGGATCCGACTGGAGGATGGGCAGGCCGAGGATGGGCAGGCCGAGGATGGGCAGGCAGCTGAGCCCGGGCAGCAGCCACAGGCCCAAAAAAGGGCCCGGGGCCAGAACAAGAGCCGGCCCCACGTGAAGCCCACACACTATGACAAGACCAGGCTCTGCCCCTCACTGATTCAG GAGTCTGCTGCAAAGTGTGTCTTTGGTGACCGCTGCCGCTTCCTGCATGACGTGAGCCGCTACCTGGAGACCAAGCCGGCCGACCTGGGCCCCCGCTGTGTGCTCTTTGAGACCTTCGGCAGGTGCCCCTATGGTGTGACCTGTCGCTTCGCTGGGGCCCACCTGGGGCCCGAGGGCCAGAACCTGGTGCAGGAGGAGCTGGCCTCGGACTGGGCCCACCGCCAGCCAGTGCGCAACAGCCTGAACAAGGCCCTGCAGCAGCAATTGCGCAAGCGCAAGATCCGCTTCGAGCGAGCTGAGCTCGCCCTGCGCCAGCTGAGCCAAGGCCAGCTGCCAGGCCCTTCGTTGGCTGGTGCCGTCCTCGAGGCCACCACAGCTGAGGGCACCCCAGGGCAGAGCGACTGTGGCGCCCAGCAGGCCCCCGCTGGGCCAGACGCTGGCTGCTCTCCCAGCCGCCCTGTGCAGACCTGTGGGCCCCTGACGGACGAGGACGTGGTCAGGCTGCGGCCCTGTGAGAAGAAGCGG CTGGACATCAGCGGCAAGCTGTACCTGGCCCCCCTCACCACG TGCGGGAACCTGCCCTTCCGGCGGATCTGCAAGCGCTTTGGGGCGGATGTGACATGTGGGGAGATGGCTGTGTGCACCAACCTGCTGCAGGGCCAGATGTCTGAGTGGGCCCTGCTCAAACGCCACCAGTGTGAGGACATCTTCGGTGTCCAG CTGGAGGGCGCCTTCCCCGACACCATGACCAGGTGTGCAGAGCTGCTGGGCCGCACCATCGAGGTGGACTTTGTGGACATCAACGTCGGCTGTCCCATCGACTTGGTGTATAAGAAG GGCGGGGGCTGCGCACTCATGAACCGTTCGGCCAAGTTCCAGCAGATCGTCCGCGGCATGAGCCAG GTGCTGGACGTGCCGCTGACAGTGAAGCTGCGCACGGGCGTGCAGGAGCGTGTGCAGCTGGCGCACCGCCTGCTGCCGGAGCTGCGGGACTGGGGTGTGGCCCTCGTCACG CTCCATGGCCGCTCTCGGGAGCAGCGGTACACCAAGCTGGCCGACTGGGAGTACATCGCCCAGTGCGCCAAGGCCGCCAGCCCCATGCCGCTGTTCG GAAATGGGGACATCTTGTCATACGAGGATGCCAACCGCGCCCTGAAGACGGGAGTGGCCGGGGTCATGATTGCCCG CGGGGCCCTGCTGAAGCCGTGGCTGTTCACGGAGATCAAGGAGCAGCGGCACTGGGACATCTCGTCCTCCGAGCGCCTGGACATCCTGAGGGACTTCACCAGCTACGGGCTGGAGCACTGGGGCTCAGACACGCAGGGCGTGGAGAAGACCCGTCGCTTCCTGCTGGAGTGGCTGTCCTTCCTGTGCAG GTACGTGCCCGTGGGCCTGCTGGAGCGGCTGCCGCAGAGGGTCAACGAGCGGCCACCCTACTACCTGGGCCGCGACTACCTGGAGACGCTGATGGCCAGCCAGCAGGCGGCCGACTGGATCCGCATCAG CGAGATGCTCCTGGGACCTGTGCCGCCCGGCTTCGTCTTCCTGCCCAAGCACAAGGCCAATGCGTACAAGTAG
- the Dus3l gene encoding tRNA-dihydrouridine(47) synthase [NAD(P)(+)]-like isoform X1 — MEHMRDPEGLSATFHNGLELSMVEGAKKAPAESGGDSNSAVSASERGVAPIKSQYLTTKEQFHQFLEAKGEKLQQESEAGDPDGNDLAEPRAKRIRLEDGQAEDGQAEDGQAAEPGQQPQAQKRARGQNKSRPHVKPTHYDKTRLCPSLIQESAAKCVFGDRCRFLHDVSRYLETKPADLGPRCVLFETFGRCPYGVTCRFAGAHLGPEGQNLVQEELASDWAHRQPVRNSLNKALQQQLRKRKIRFERAELALRQLSQGQLPGPSLAGAVLEATTAEGTPGQSDCGAQQAPAGPDAGCSPSRPVQTCGPLTDEDVVRLRPCEKKRLDISGKLYLAPLTTCGNLPFRRICKRFGADVTCGEMAVCTNLLQGQMSEWALLKRHQCEDIFGVQLEGAFPDTMTRCAELLGRTIEVDFVDINVGCPIDLVYKKGGGCALMNRSAKFQQIVRGMSQVLDVPLTVKLRTGVQERVQLAHRLLPELRDWGVALVTLHGRSREQRYTKLADWEYIAQCAKAASPMPLFGNGDILSYEDANRALKTGVAGVMIARGALLKPWLFTEIKEQRHWDISSSERLDILRDFTSYGLEHWGSDTQGVEKTRRFLLEWLSFLCRWVAPGGGRPGLEAPLDLGPCRYVPVGLLERLPQRVNERPPYYLGRDYLETLMASQQAADWIRISEMLLGPVPPGFVFLPKHKANAYK, encoded by the exons ATGGAGCACATGCGCGACCCGGAAGGCCTGTCTGCCACATTCCACAACGGCCTTGAGTTGTCGATGGTGGAGGGAGCGAAGAAGGCCCCAGCAGAGAGTGGAGGTGACAGCAACTCAGCAGTCAGCGCGTCTGAACGGGGAGTGGCGCCCATTAAATCTCA ATACCTCACCACCAAGGAACAGTTTCACCAATTCCTGGAAGCCAAAGGGGAGAAGCTCCAGCAGGAATCGGAGGCAGGAGACCCTGATGGCAATGACCTGGCTGAGCCTAGGGCCAAGAGGATCCGACTGGAGGATGGGCAGGCCGAGGATGGGCAGGCCGAGGATGGGCAGGCAGCTGAGCCCGGGCAGCAGCCACAGGCCCAAAAAAGGGCCCGGGGCCAGAACAAGAGCCGGCCCCACGTGAAGCCCACACACTATGACAAGACCAGGCTCTGCCCCTCACTGATTCAG GAGTCTGCTGCAAAGTGTGTCTTTGGTGACCGCTGCCGCTTCCTGCATGACGTGAGCCGCTACCTGGAGACCAAGCCGGCCGACCTGGGCCCCCGCTGTGTGCTCTTTGAGACCTTCGGCAGGTGCCCCTATGGTGTGACCTGTCGCTTCGCTGGGGCCCACCTGGGGCCCGAGGGCCAGAACCTGGTGCAGGAGGAGCTGGCCTCGGACTGGGCCCACCGCCAGCCAGTGCGCAACAGCCTGAACAAGGCCCTGCAGCAGCAATTGCGCAAGCGCAAGATCCGCTTCGAGCGAGCTGAGCTCGCCCTGCGCCAGCTGAGCCAAGGCCAGCTGCCAGGCCCTTCGTTGGCTGGTGCCGTCCTCGAGGCCACCACAGCTGAGGGCACCCCAGGGCAGAGCGACTGTGGCGCCCAGCAGGCCCCCGCTGGGCCAGACGCTGGCTGCTCTCCCAGCCGCCCTGTGCAGACCTGTGGGCCCCTGACGGACGAGGACGTGGTCAGGCTGCGGCCCTGTGAGAAGAAGCGG CTGGACATCAGCGGCAAGCTGTACCTGGCCCCCCTCACCACG TGCGGGAACCTGCCCTTCCGGCGGATCTGCAAGCGCTTTGGGGCGGATGTGACATGTGGGGAGATGGCTGTGTGCACCAACCTGCTGCAGGGCCAGATGTCTGAGTGGGCCCTGCTCAAACGCCACCAGTGTGAGGACATCTTCGGTGTCCAG CTGGAGGGCGCCTTCCCCGACACCATGACCAGGTGTGCAGAGCTGCTGGGCCGCACCATCGAGGTGGACTTTGTGGACATCAACGTCGGCTGTCCCATCGACTTGGTGTATAAGAAG GGCGGGGGCTGCGCACTCATGAACCGTTCGGCCAAGTTCCAGCAGATCGTCCGCGGCATGAGCCAG GTGCTGGACGTGCCGCTGACAGTGAAGCTGCGCACGGGCGTGCAGGAGCGTGTGCAGCTGGCGCACCGCCTGCTGCCGGAGCTGCGGGACTGGGGTGTGGCCCTCGTCACG CTCCATGGCCGCTCTCGGGAGCAGCGGTACACCAAGCTGGCCGACTGGGAGTACATCGCCCAGTGCGCCAAGGCCGCCAGCCCCATGCCGCTGTTCG GAAATGGGGACATCTTGTCATACGAGGATGCCAACCGCGCCCTGAAGACGGGAGTGGCCGGGGTCATGATTGCCCG CGGGGCCCTGCTGAAGCCGTGGCTGTTCACGGAGATCAAGGAGCAGCGGCACTGGGACATCTCGTCCTCCGAGCGCCTGGACATCCTGAGGGACTTCACCAGCTACGGGCTGGAGCACTGGGGCTCAGACACGCAGGGCGTGGAGAAGACCCGTCGCTTCCTGCTGGAGTGGCTGTCCTTCCTGTGCAGGTGGGTGGCCCCTGGTGGGGGGCGGCCCGGGCTGGAGGCTCCTCTTGACCTGGGTCCCTGCAGGTACGTGCCCGTGGGCCTGCTGGAGCGGCTGCCGCAGAGGGTCAACGAGCGGCCACCCTACTACCTGGGCCGCGACTACCTGGAGACGCTGATGGCCAGCCAGCAGGCGGCCGACTGGATCCGCATCAG CGAGATGCTCCTGGGACCTGTGCCGCCCGGCTTCGTCTTCCTGCCCAAGCACAAGGCCAATGCGTACAAGTAG
- the Dus3l gene encoding tRNA-dihydrouridine(47) synthase [NAD(P)(+)]-like isoform X2 translates to MEHMRDPEGLSATFHNGLELSMVEGAKKAPAESGGDSNSAVSASERGVAPIKSQYLTTKEQFHQFLEAKGEKLQQESEAGDPDGNDLAEPRAKRIRLEDGQAAEPGQQPQAQKRARGQNKSRPHVKPTHYDKTRLCPSLIQESAAKCVFGDRCRFLHDVSRYLETKPADLGPRCVLFETFGRCPYGVTCRFAGAHLGPEGQNLVQEELASDWAHRQPVRNSLNKALQQQLRKRKIRFERAELALRQLSQGQLPGPSLAGAVLEATTAEGTPGQSDCGAQQAPAGPDAGCSPSRPVQTCGPLTDEDVVRLRPCEKKRLDISGKLYLAPLTTCGNLPFRRICKRFGADVTCGEMAVCTNLLQGQMSEWALLKRHQCEDIFGVQLEGAFPDTMTRCAELLGRTIEVDFVDINVGCPIDLVYKKGGGCALMNRSAKFQQIVRGMSQVLDVPLTVKLRTGVQERVQLAHRLLPELRDWGVALVTLHGRSREQRYTKLADWEYIAQCAKAASPMPLFGNGDILSYEDANRALKTGVAGVMIARGALLKPWLFTEIKEQRHWDISSSERLDILRDFTSYGLEHWGSDTQGVEKTRRFLLEWLSFLCRWVAPGGGRPGLEAPLDLGPCRYVPVGLLERLPQRVNERPPYYLGRDYLETLMASQQAADWIRISEMLLGPVPPGFVFLPKHKANAYK, encoded by the exons ATGGAGCACATGCGCGACCCGGAAGGCCTGTCTGCCACATTCCACAACGGCCTTGAGTTGTCGATGGTGGAGGGAGCGAAGAAGGCCCCAGCAGAGAGTGGAGGTGACAGCAACTCAGCAGTCAGCGCGTCTGAACGGGGAGTGGCGCCCATTAAATCTCA ATACCTCACCACCAAGGAACAGTTTCACCAATTCCTGGAAGCCAAAGGGGAGAAGCTCCAGCAGGAATCGGAGGCAGGAGACCCTGATGGCAATGACCTGGCTGAGCCTAGGGCCAAGAGGATCCGACTGGAGGATGGGCAG GCAGCTGAGCCCGGGCAGCAGCCACAGGCCCAAAAAAGGGCCCGGGGCCAGAACAAGAGCCGGCCCCACGTGAAGCCCACACACTATGACAAGACCAGGCTCTGCCCCTCACTGATTCAG GAGTCTGCTGCAAAGTGTGTCTTTGGTGACCGCTGCCGCTTCCTGCATGACGTGAGCCGCTACCTGGAGACCAAGCCGGCCGACCTGGGCCCCCGCTGTGTGCTCTTTGAGACCTTCGGCAGGTGCCCCTATGGTGTGACCTGTCGCTTCGCTGGGGCCCACCTGGGGCCCGAGGGCCAGAACCTGGTGCAGGAGGAGCTGGCCTCGGACTGGGCCCACCGCCAGCCAGTGCGCAACAGCCTGAACAAGGCCCTGCAGCAGCAATTGCGCAAGCGCAAGATCCGCTTCGAGCGAGCTGAGCTCGCCCTGCGCCAGCTGAGCCAAGGCCAGCTGCCAGGCCCTTCGTTGGCTGGTGCCGTCCTCGAGGCCACCACAGCTGAGGGCACCCCAGGGCAGAGCGACTGTGGCGCCCAGCAGGCCCCCGCTGGGCCAGACGCTGGCTGCTCTCCCAGCCGCCCTGTGCAGACCTGTGGGCCCCTGACGGACGAGGACGTGGTCAGGCTGCGGCCCTGTGAGAAGAAGCGG CTGGACATCAGCGGCAAGCTGTACCTGGCCCCCCTCACCACG TGCGGGAACCTGCCCTTCCGGCGGATCTGCAAGCGCTTTGGGGCGGATGTGACATGTGGGGAGATGGCTGTGTGCACCAACCTGCTGCAGGGCCAGATGTCTGAGTGGGCCCTGCTCAAACGCCACCAGTGTGAGGACATCTTCGGTGTCCAG CTGGAGGGCGCCTTCCCCGACACCATGACCAGGTGTGCAGAGCTGCTGGGCCGCACCATCGAGGTGGACTTTGTGGACATCAACGTCGGCTGTCCCATCGACTTGGTGTATAAGAAG GGCGGGGGCTGCGCACTCATGAACCGTTCGGCCAAGTTCCAGCAGATCGTCCGCGGCATGAGCCAG GTGCTGGACGTGCCGCTGACAGTGAAGCTGCGCACGGGCGTGCAGGAGCGTGTGCAGCTGGCGCACCGCCTGCTGCCGGAGCTGCGGGACTGGGGTGTGGCCCTCGTCACG CTCCATGGCCGCTCTCGGGAGCAGCGGTACACCAAGCTGGCCGACTGGGAGTACATCGCCCAGTGCGCCAAGGCCGCCAGCCCCATGCCGCTGTTCG GAAATGGGGACATCTTGTCATACGAGGATGCCAACCGCGCCCTGAAGACGGGAGTGGCCGGGGTCATGATTGCCCG CGGGGCCCTGCTGAAGCCGTGGCTGTTCACGGAGATCAAGGAGCAGCGGCACTGGGACATCTCGTCCTCCGAGCGCCTGGACATCCTGAGGGACTTCACCAGCTACGGGCTGGAGCACTGGGGCTCAGACACGCAGGGCGTGGAGAAGACCCGTCGCTTCCTGCTGGAGTGGCTGTCCTTCCTGTGCAGGTGGGTGGCCCCTGGTGGGGGGCGGCCCGGGCTGGAGGCTCCTCTTGACCTGGGTCCCTGCAGGTACGTGCCCGTGGGCCTGCTGGAGCGGCTGCCGCAGAGGGTCAACGAGCGGCCACCCTACTACCTGGGCCGCGACTACCTGGAGACGCTGATGGCCAGCCAGCAGGCGGCCGACTGGATCCGCATCAG CGAGATGCTCCTGGGACCTGTGCCGCCCGGCTTCGTCTTCCTGCCCAAGCACAAGGCCAATGCGTACAAGTAG